A portion of the Oncorhynchus gorbuscha isolate QuinsamMale2020 ecotype Even-year linkage group LG19, OgorEven_v1.0, whole genome shotgun sequence genome contains these proteins:
- the p2ry1 gene encoding P2Y purinoceptor 1 codes for MTTDLSLTSLLNVSDLHNVTRGGCSLTRTGFQFYYLPTVYILVFVTGLVGNSLAIWMFVCHMRPWSSISVYMFNLALADFCYVLSLPFLIFYYFNKTDWIFGDVLCRLQRFIFHVNLYGSILFLTCISVHRYTGVVHPLKSLGRLKKKNAVLTSTLVWVVVIASISPILYYSRTGQKRNATTCYDTTTEDELPGYFIYSMCLTVFGFCIPFLLILGCYGMIVKALICNDMNNGPLRRKSIHLVIIVLAVFAVSYLPFHVMKNLNMRARLYFQVPDMCAFNNCVYATYQVTRGLASLNSCVDPVLYFLAGDTFRRKLSRATKKQSKKGKLPLQTKSEETALNSLPEYVKNGDGQLERGSKSGWSL; via the exons ATGACGACAGATCTGAGTCTGACCTCCCTCCTGAACGTGTCTGATCTCCACAACGTGACGCGGGGAGGATGTTCCTTGACCAGAACAGGCTTCCAGTTCTACTATCTACCTACCGTGTACATCCTGGTGTTCGTCACCGGCCTGGTGGGGAACAGTCTGGCCATCTGGATGTTTGTCTGCCACATGAGACCCTGGAGCAGCATCTCCGTGTACATGTTTAACCTGGCCCTGGCCGACTTCTGCTACGTCCTCTCCTTGCCCTTCCTCATCTTCTACTACTTTAATAAGACCGACTGGATATTCGGGGACGTTCTCTGCCGACTGCAGAGGTTTATATTCCACGTCAATCTGTACGGCAGCATCCTGTTCCTGACCTGTATCAGTGTCCACAGGTACACAGGAGTGGTCCACCCGCTCAAGTCTCTGGGAAGGCTCAAGAAGAAGAACGCCGTGCTCACCAGCACCCTGGTCTGGGTCGTGGTCATAGCGAGTATCTCTCCCATCCTCTACTACTCTAGGACGGGGCAGAAACGGAACGCCACCACGTGCTACGACACGACCACGGAGGATGAGCTGCCGGGTTACTTCATCTACAGCATGTGTTTGACCGTGTTCGGCTTCTGTATCCCCTTCCTTCTCATCCTGGGTTGCTATGGGATGATCGTCAAGGCGCTGATCTGTAACGACATGAACAACGGCCCGTTACGGCGTAAGTCCATCCACCTGGTGATTATCGTGCTGGCCGTGTTCGCTGTGTCCTACCTGCCCTTTCACGTGATGAAGAACCTGAACATGCGAGCCCGGCTGTACTTCCAGGTCCCGGACATGTGTGCCTTCAATAACTGCGTGTACGCCACTTACCAGGTGACGCGGGGGCTGGCCAGCCTCAACAGCTGTGTGGACCCGGTCCTCTACTTCCTGGCTGGGGACACGTTCAGGAGGAAGTTGTCCAGAGCTACTAAAAAACAATCCAAGAAGGGGAAGCTCCCACTGCAGACCAAGAGTGAAGAGACGGCGCTCAACAGCCTGCCGGAGTATGTCAAGAACGGGGATGGGCAGCTTGAGAGAGGGTCAAAGTCCGGGTG GTCTCTCTGA